In Malaclemys terrapin pileata isolate rMalTer1 chromosome 11, rMalTer1.hap1, whole genome shotgun sequence, a single genomic region encodes these proteins:
- the FAM237A gene encoding protein FAM237A, which produces MDPGNRGRIHSVRLICSLLIMGVFCVTPFFCHSQNDPLALGRADPQCWEFSTAALLEMRKPRISDSVSGFWDFMIFLKSSENLKHGALFWDLAQLFWDIYVDCVLSRTHGLGRRQLAEAEQKITALHSQLTEQKQGTFSHNQRTRVLNKKELIEDLSIHVHKSGSALLRRVIGGLGIKRKQ; this is translated from the exons ATGGATCCTGGGAACAGAGGAAGAATTCACTCCGTGAGACTTATCTGCTCTCTGTTAATCATGGGAGTGTTTTGTGTGACTCCTTTCTTCTGCCACAGCCAAAATGATCCACTGGCCCTTGGCCGAGCTGATCCCCAGTGCTGGGAGTTCTCCACAGCTGCCTTGCTGGAGATGAGGAAGCCACGTATTTCTGACTCAGTCAGTGGCTTTTGGGACTTTATGATCTTCCTGAAGTCATCAGAGAACTTGAAGCATGGGGCTCTGTTCTGGGACCTGGCTCAGCTCTTCTGGGATATCTATGTAGACTGTGTGCTCTCCAGAACCCATGGCCTAGGGAGGAGGCAACTGGCGGAGGCTGAACAGAAAATCACAGCTCTGCATTCTCAGCTCACAGAGCAAAAGCAAG GGACATTTTCTCACAATCAGAGGACACGAGTGCTGAACAAGAAAGAGCTGATTGAAGACTTAAGCATCCATGTGCACAAGAGTGGATCTGCATTACTCCGAAGAGTTATTGGAGGGCTAGGGATAAAGAGGAAACAATGA